A single Capra hircus breed San Clemente unplaced genomic scaffold, ASM170441v1, whole genome shotgun sequence DNA region contains:
- the LOC108634577 gene encoding collagen alpha-1(I) chain-like, which translates to MGRRRHGGRAIGPRLSRVTKAAGARPPAGAGRRRTGINQVGGSERDDEEPGVPVGGVGVGRGRPPRGEGAERGGGPGRALAGPGDPTAPAPPAARTPDRATHPRGPRGSRRVAATAREARGGGGVVRRGGGRRAALLSPSSIPPGPGHTGDGRRAPSASVRPPAPERGGGRRAARTRRPARGGARPGTRPALGRAHRGGGAPSSGTRRRRRRRRRHGRRIGAAAGPGSEAHRGTRPRGAADGEGTEADGRAERGTDGMRPRGADTAQPAAGVGWPRATARGTAQSEPGRGRESAAGAHRGISPPQALPAQGRSRGATRDEGLAPPPSRGSRPPPPPPPEPQPARGEHSPAAHRRPPPTALTARGAPPPRPPRSGLSEGTAPLRPGTPPARQGPGDDTHVKARRGRLGPGQGTGTRAVARAGRGEARPAAAGRGRRARTAGAAGQGRGRRPGTGGKRPGHAAGPPGTPARDPTATRTRGRSRDARGAGRPRPSPERGPRPGPAARAGEPSTRLPPSIRHRSVFRLSLNPEARPPGDDALERGGPDRDRTPPPAAAQGARAGATGSPSPTAAGPGKPRPTGRRAPTRPPPSPRAHPTGAGRTHTAPHLPDARRGPAGPSPDSEGGGAGRGRQRAARGPTAGPAHPTPSPPAEGGGVLLCPRAPAVATVATAALGRGGGWGVRYPKAPSRIAREGVLTEGAPSLPRTVSPSGSRRRSTSRPASAGREGSAVQGSGPPQQERVRDSHARDTHATVAGPEGDAGLRETTPPLGLRHLRDDLERSRGTTEGHTRPRSHTRVGRAARQRRHSPPRHREGRSPGTRRGGEAGAICRVRRPTAPLDAPRQGRETEDQGQRPHPTPAFLTLPDGQRGGRQARGPADRPRRADTFTGNARPSSGTVSARPGRTRPHHIDPWSRGGAGGGTARTVTRGARFQPRRQPPSPPHLASGESGQRPREENT; encoded by the exons ATGGGTCGTCGCCGCCACGGGGGGCGTGCGATCGGCCCGAGGTTATCTAGAGTCACCAAAGCCGCCGGCGCCCGCCCCCCGGCCGGGGCCGGGAGGAGGCGGACCGG GATCAACCAGGTAGGGGGAAGCGAGCGCGACGACGAGGAGCCGGGCGTGccggtggggggggtgggggtggggagaggcagacCCCCGCGAGGCGAGGGAGCCGAGAGAGGAGGGGGGCCGGGAAGGGCGCTCGCCGGGCCGGGAGACCCgaccgccccggccccgcccgcgGCGAGGACGCCCGACCGCGCGACCCACCCTCGGGGTCCGCGAGGGTCGCGGCGCGTCGCCGCCACCGCGCGGGAGGCACgaggggggggcggggtggtgcgGCGGGGAGGAGGGCGGCGGGCCGCcctgctctctccctcctccatcccgcCCGGCCCGGGCCACACCGGGGACGGCCGACGCGCGCCCTCGGCGTCCGTCCGTCCACCCGCCCCAGAGCGGGGCGGGGGACGCCGGGCGGCGAGGACGCGGCGACCGGCCCGCGGCGGGGCAAGACCGGGGACCCGTCCCGCGCTCGGGCGAGCGCACCGGGGCGGGGGCGCCCCCTCGTCCGGCAcgcgacggcggcggcggcggcggcggcgacacgGGCGACGGATCGGGGCCGCGGCGGGCCCGGGAAGCGAGGCACACCGGGGCACGCGGCCCCGGGGAGCAGCAGACGGCGAGGGGACCGAGGCGGACGGACGGGCGGAGAGGGGCACCGACGGGATGCGGCCACGCGGGGCCGACACCGCGCAaccggcggcgggggtggggtggccgCGCGCCACCGCGAGGGGAACGGCCCAAAGCGAGCCGGGGAGGGGACGCGAGTCGGCCGCCGGGGCCCACCGCGGGATCTCACCGCCACAGGCCCTCCCGGCACAGGGGCGGTCCCGCGGCGCCACCCGCGACGAAGGACTGGCGCCCCCACCCTCGCGGGGCTCGCGgccaccgccaccgccacccCCGGAGCCGCAGCCGGCCCGGGGAGAACACTCTCCCGCCGCACACCGGCGGCCCCCCCCCACGGCCCTCACCGCGCGCGgggctcccccgccccgcccccctcgCTCAGGGCTTTCCGAGGGCACTGCACCGCTCCGCCCGGGGACGCCACCGGCCCGGCAGGGGCCGGGGGACGACACCCACGTGAAGGCGAGGCGAGGCCGGCTCGGGCCCGGGCAGGGGACGGGAACGCGGGCGGTCGCACGCGCGGGACGAGGAGAGGCGAggccggcggcggcggggaggggcCGGCGAGCACGCACGGCGGGGGCCGCGGGACAGGGACGCGGGCGCCGTCCGGGGACCGGAGGAAAAAGACCGGGCCACGCGGCCGGGCCCCCAGGAACACCAGCGCGGGATCCCACCGCCACCCGCACGCGAGGGCGGTCCCGCGACGCCCGGGGCGCCGGCCGGCCCCGGCCATCCCCGGAGCGTGGCCCGCGACCCGGCCCCGCCGCCAGGGCCGGCGAGCCGTCCACCCGTCTTCCGCCATCCATCCGCCACAGATCCGTCTTCCGTCTGAGTCTGAACCCCGAGGCGCGACCACCCGGGGACGACGCTCTCGAGCGAGGCGGCCCGGACCGTGACCGCACGCCGCCACCGGCTGCGGCTCAGGGGGCGAGGGCGGGCGCGACGGGCTCCCCCTCACCAACGGCCGCGGGGCCGGGGAAGCCGAGGCCGACCGGGCGTCGCGCCCCGACACGGCCCCCCCCTTCCCCCAGGGCTCACCCCACGGGGGCCGGCCGCACGCACACGGCCCCCCACCTGCCGGACGCCCGGCGGGGCCCAGCGGGACCCTCCCCCGACTCGGAGGGGGGAGGCGCGGGCCGCGGTAGGCAACGAGCGGCACGCGGCCCCACCGCGGGGCCGGCGCACCCGACTCCCTCCCCTCCCGCGGAGGGCGGGGGAGTCCTGCTCTGCCCACGTGCTCCGGCAGTCGCcacggtggccactgctgcgctcgggaggggcggcggctgggGGGTCCGGTACCCCAAGGCTCCCTCTCGGATCGCTAGAGAAGGCGTTCTCACCGAGGGCGCGCCGTCCCTCCCCCGGACCGTCTCGCCTTCGGGCTCACGGAGGCGCTCCACGAGCCGCCCGGCCTCAGCCGGGCGGGAGGGGTCTGCGGTACAGGGAAGCGGACCACCACAGCAGGAGCGTGTGCGCG ACAGCCACGCTCGGGACACACACGCCACCGTGGCGGGACCCGAGGGGGACGCCGGGTTGAGGGAAACGACACCACCGCTCGGCCTCAGGCACCTGAGGGACGACCTGGAGCGCTCCAGGGGCACCACCGAGGGTCACACGAGGCCACGCTCGCACACCCGCGTGGGGCGCGCAGCGCGGCAGCGGCGGCACAGCCCTCCCCGCCACAGGGAGGGCCGCTCGCCGGGCACACGCCGAGGAGGCGAAGCGGGAGCAATCTGCCGTGTCAGAAGACCAACGGCCCCACTGGACGCCCCGAGGCAGGGACGGGAGACCGAAGATCAGGGCCAGAGGCCACACCCAACCCCTGCCTTCCTCACCCTCCCTGACGGGCAGCGGGGGGGAAGACAAGCGAGGGGCCCCGCGGACAGACCGAGAAGAGCGGACACGTTCACCGGGAACGCCCGTCCCTCGTCCGGCACGGTTTCGGCTCGGCCCGGGAGAACACGACCACACCACATCGATCCGTGGAGCCGAGGTGGAGCAGGGGGAGGCACGGCGAGGACAGTCACCAGAGGGGCCCGCTTTCAGCCTCGCCGGCAGCCTCCATCCCCCCCCCACCTCGCCTCAGGCGAGAGCGGCCAACGACCCCGAGAGGAGAACACCTGA